The Vibrio bathopelagicus genomic sequence CTGAAAAGAAATTTAACTCGCTCTATCAAAATAAACGCTGCGGTTCACCAAAGTAATAACCCTGCAGGTAATCGACACCCATATCCTCTGCGATTCGACACACCTGTTCATTATGTACGAACTCCGCCACTGTCTTGGCATTGAGTATCTGGCACAAGCTAACAAGCTGTTGGGCAATCTTACGCTGCTTCTTATCTTGGTCGATATTGCGAATCAGGCTGCCATCGAGCTTTATCACCTGTGGCTCAAGCTTCAATATCTCATCAATGTTCGAATAACCCGAACCAAAATCATCAACGATGATATTAACGCCCAAATCACGAAAGTGATTACATATCTCAATCAGCCTGCCGTAATCTTGAATCTGTTCCGTTTCCAACACTTCCAAGCCGATACGTTGCGGATGACTAATTTGTTTGATGGCTTGTTCTAGGTGAAGGATGGTTTTCTCGTTGTTGAAGTCTTGTGGCGCTAAATTAATCGAAAACGAATCGGTCCTTTGACTCATAAAATCAAAGGTACGCGTAATCATCTGGCGACTAAGGCGCGTATAAAGATGGGTGCCTTCGATAATCGATAAAAACTTACCTGGAGCAATCAGCTGGCCATCTTCCTCAATTCGAACTAAGCACTCATAGCTTTCGACTTGATGGCTGTGCGCGGACACTATGGGCTGAGAACACGCAACTACGTTTTGATTCAACACCGCGCGGCTAACACAAGACAACCAACCTAACTGCTCTTGGCGATGCTTCTCTAGTTGGATTAATGTTTTAGCACTCACGAGGTGCTTGTTCTGACTCACCGCACTGCGACGAGCATCAATGGCCTTGAGTAACAAGTCATCAATCGATGTAGTTGGAAAATCACGACGACTCGCCACGCCGGCACAAATTGAAACCGAGAGGTAATCAATATCAGGTAAGCCCATTGGCTCAAAGTTTACATGTTCGGTTTTGTCGGCAAACTCAGAAAAGCGCTGATGAATGTGTTCGTGACTGGCCCAGCTTTTAAAAACTACCGCCCACTCACCAATACCGATGCTGTAAAGCTGACACCCTTCATCAAAAAATTGCCATAACGCCTTTTGAAAATACTCACTCAAATCACGAAGCAGCTTGTCACCGACTCGATAACCGTACTTTTCATTGATTTGCCCGAATGTTGTAACCTTCAGCGCCAATAAGTGACTATCAGCGTTCATTTTTGACAATTTTTCACGCAACACACTTCGATTAGGTAAACCGGTACGACTATCAATTCGATAACTGGCTGTAAGTGCAGTAGCTTGCTGCTGAATCTTGCTCACCATGCTGTTGTTCATGTCATCAACATCGAGTAGAGCATTACGAATCAATGAGAATAAGGGCGATATATTTGTGGCCGGTTGGGTCACAAGCGGAACAGAACCTTCAACCGGGCCTTCTCTTAAAGTGATATACGTTAGGCTATGATGCAAAATTCTTTGTTGGTCATCATCTTGATAAAGCTCGCCCATACAATACACACCGTAGGTATCTGCTAGGTTTTGGAAAATCTCAACTTCTTGGTTGCCATCAATAAAGTCGATGCGTGAAGTACAATTATAGATAAAGAACTGTTCCGGTCGATGAGAGGCGATCTGTTGAACGCCAAGTCGTACCTGCTCTAAGGTAAGTGAAGGATGGTCATAGCAAAACCTGACTTCATCACTCACTTGGAACGGACCACTAAATTCTATCTCTCCAGACTCCGTTACCTTGAGTGGTAAGTGGATATTTTGGGCTTTCGGGTCGCCGACCATTAAGGGGAAATTATGCAGTTGCTCGAACGGGACCTCGAGCCCATCGGCTAAATAACGATTATACAAGTCGCGAATGGGCATACCGTCTAATTCAGCCAAGCGACTCCCTTCGGCGCCAGTGACTCGAAAGGTACGTCCTATCGGGTTCCATTCCGTGTAATAACCTTTAGTTACGACTAACTCAGAGCTGTGTAAGGCCAACATAACGTAAGCATTTTCGTAGCAATGGCCGTTCAGCATCACCCATCGTCCACTGTCGGTAATGGTGGATGCACCTCCACAAATAGGCAGTGAATATCTGGATTGCTCAAACGCAGAAAACAAGGATCTGTTATTTATCTGCAAGCGATCGGCAAAGCAGATGATGCTTTGAGTATCCGCATTACACTCAAGCTGCTGCCACATCGCTTGGCTATCCAGCAGTGGCTGCTTACTGTATTCCACAACACCACAGGTATAAGACATCGCATCAAAGCGTGTGGCAACCAAATAGAGACCTTGATGCAGGATGACACCTTGGTTTATGTAGTGGTTGGCACTACACCCAATCAGCTTGGCGTTAGGAAATGTTGATTGAATTACTTGGCAGGCAGCCAAAACCGAATCTTTCTCGAAAGACGAAAACACCTGAATCAGTAGAGGTTCATGACGATGAAAATCTAGCTTTTCCAATTCACTTTGGGTTTGTTCTATGTCTTGTATCAGGAGAGAGGTCGACTGCATATTCACATTAATCGTTGCGTTAATGATTTGTTATTGTGCTTATTATAGATAAGGCTTGCACGAATTACTTACTATCGTCTTATAAATAATGTGACGTTAGTTAGACATCATTCATTCCACTAAAAAACAGTCATTAATGGTGGCTGAACACTTTCAAAGTAAGGAGTTGTAGAATTTCATGGGCTTTAACAACTAAAACAATCGCTTAGGCTCACCAAAATAATAGCCTTGCAGGTAATCGACACCCATTTGCTCCGCTATTTCACAAACCTGTTGGTTATGAACAAATTCAGCGACCGTTTTAGCATTAAACACTTGGCACAAGCGAACAAGCTGAGAAGCAATATTTCTTTGCTTAAGGTCTTTGTCGATGTTGCGAATCAAGCTGCCGTCGAGCTTAATAATCTGTGGCTCAAGCTTGATAATTTCATCAATATTCGAATAACCCGAACCAAAGTCATCAACAATGATTCTCGCCCCGAGTGCGCGGAAGTGATCACACACCTCAATCATGCGACCGTAATCTTTGATCTGCTCAGACTCGAGAACTTCTAAGCCAAGCCGAGTGGGATCGTTCATTCCACTAATGGCAGTTTCGAGAATCTCTAGCGTCTTATCGCTCAATAGGTCTTGTGGAGACAGGTTGATCGAGAACGGGCTCTGCTTGTCCGCCATATAACCAATGGTGTTCTTAATCATGTGTCGACTAAGGCGAGTATAAAGGTGCGTATCGGCAATCATGGGTAAGAATTTACCTGGTGGTACAATCGTCCCGTCTGATTCCATAATTCTAACCAAGCACTCTTGGCCAATCATTTCATGAGTACTCGCTGCAACAATAGGTTGAGAGTAAGTGATGATGTTCTGATCTAAGATTGCTCGGCTTACACAGCTCAACCAACCGAGCTGCTCTTTACGATCTTCCTCGCTTACCTGAATGTCTTTGGCATTAGTAATGTGAGTGTTATTACGCACTCCATAACGTCGAGCTTCAATCGCTTTCAATAAGATTTCATCGCCGCTGTCAGTTAAGAAATCACAACGACTGGCAAAGCCACCACACAGCGAAACCGACAGGTAATCAATATCGGTTAATCCATACGGCTCAAAATTAATGTGTTCAATGTCATCAGCAAACTCAATGAAGCGTTGCTCTATCTTCTCGCTATCGATACTCGCGTTAAAGATAATCGCCCACTCACCAACACCAATACTGAACAGTTCAACTTGCACATTGAACTCCTTCACGACCCGAAGGTGTAATCGCTCAACAAAATGGTTAGAAAGGTCGAGTAACAGCTTATCGCCGACTTGATAACCATACTTCTCGTTCACCTGATGAAAGTTAGTCAGCTTTAAAGTCAGTAGATGTTCACTGAACAGAATCGTATTAAGGCGCTCTTTTAACACAATACGATTTGGCAGGCCGGTACGAGAGTCAATTCGGTAACTCTCAGTTAAACGACGCGCCTGTTGATGAAGTTTCTTCTCCATCTGAATATTAATACTGTCTAAGTCCGCAACCGCATTTCTCACTAAATTGAGCAGTGGTGATACCGTGGAATCGCAATGGAAATCATCACAACGAAACTCGTCAATTTCATCCGACTCTCTCATCGCAATGTAAGTGAGACTGTGGTGCAAGATATCTTGACGATCCTCGTTTCGGTAAAGCTCACCCATGCAGTAAACCCCACAGGCCTTCACAATACCTTCAAATGGCTTCAATTCGAGCTTACTATCGATGAATTCAAGTCGAGAGACACAGTTATAAATGATCACAGATTCTGGTTGGTGCATAGCGAGCACCTCGGCACCATGACGCACTTTCTCTGCTGTTAAAGATGGGTGGTTATAACAGAATTGTGCTTCCTCTCCGACATGCCAAGGGCTATCAAATTCAATACTGCCATCGTCATTGATTCGAAGAGGCGTTGATATCCCCTTCTTTCTTCCAAGCTCACGATAAAGCGGGAAACTCATCAACTGACTAAATGGCAGATCTTTACCATCAGCAAGGTAATGTTTGAACACTTCAATAGCCGGCTTATCATTCAATGCATATAAGCGATTGCCCTCAGCTTGAGTGACTATCAGCTTCATCCCAATTGGGTTCCATTCAGAATAAGCATCCGACCAAACCTTTAACCTTGGGTTGGTCAAAGCAACTGCAACACAGGCGTGCTGATAGGTCTCTTCGTTATGCATAACCCAACGCCCAAAGTCATTCTCATGGCATAGCCCACCAGCAACCGGCAAGGCATAAGGCAGATTTTCAAAGGCACCATAAATTGGATAATCACGCCCTTCAACCTGATCGCACAAGCTAATCACGGTTTTAGTATCTTTAGAAAGAGATAATTGAGCCACCAGAGCTTGGCTATCATGGTTAGGGTTACCCGTAAAAGGCTGCACAGCAGAGGTTAAGTGTGTTTCATCAAACTCACTGATAATCACCAACGTACAAGCGCTTTCAAGGCAGTTATTACAAATAACATGACGCGCGCTTTGACCTATCAATATGGAATGATTTAGATGCTTGAGAGCAACACTCGCGATGCGTCGAGCTACGTCTGGAGATTGGGCAGAGAAGAGTTGAATTAGGTATTGCTTGCGGTCACACCATTCTCGCTGTTCAAATTGAGATTTAAATAACTCCTCAGTATTTGCGAGAAATGTAAATGTTTGCATGCCAACCCTTGTTCAAAATCGAGTGAAGTGAGAACCCGCAACCACTGCTATGATTGAAATGAATCGATAAAAAGTAGTCGCCAATTATCCTAGCCTAAACAGGCAGTTAATTACGACTAATGTAACAATTCAATATCATAAATGCGACCCAATAGCTTACCGTAGCCATTAAATTAGTCGCATAAGATCGCTAAGTTGCTCTATTTCAACATCAGGGAGCACACTCGCCTTCGGGGAGAGGTATAAATTGGAACCAGTGTCATTAAACCAGCACGCTTGGAAGCCATTTTGCTTGGCTCCATAGACATCCGTTTTGAGGTGGTCACCAACATGAAGAATATTTTCAGCATCACAATCTAGGTGTTGCTGAGCTTTTTCAAACATATCAGAGTAAGGTTTAGCTCTGCCATCAGGGCCGGCCTTAAGGATCAATTGGAAGTACTGCCCCAAGCCAATTTTATGTGGGTCGACATTGCCATTAGTAATCGCTGCCAAAGGAATCCGTTGGCTAAGCTCAGCCATCACGCGATGCGTTTCTTGAGGCACATCGACTTGATTCCGCAACCACAAGGCATGCTCAATACCTTCTCGAGCCGCTTTATCTGCTTGATCAGCAGAATAACCTAACTGCAGTAAGCCACACTTAATCTGTGTTTCACGCCATACAGTGACATCATGTTTTAAAGCTGGGTTTTCAGATGCGACTTGCTGCTTGATCCCGTGCCACTCTTCTAGTGATAAAGAAGCGGACACTGGGTGCTTTTGGAAAAGCCACTGCGCCATCTCTTTCTCAACCTTCATGATCACAGGCCAGTTGTCGTACAAGGTGTCATCCAAATCAAAGGTCATGGCTTTGATGGGCTTTAACCCTCGATAAATTCGCATAGTAAAACCTTTAATCTAATCTTTGTTCTTCTTACGAGCTCTCGGGTGAGCCTGATCATAAGCTTGTGCTAAGTGTTGGAAGTCTAAGTGGGTATACACTTGGGTCGTCGAGATGTTTTCATGCCCTAGTAATTCTTGAACAGCACGAAGGTTTTGGCTCGACTCAAGCACATGCGTTGCAAATGAGTGACGCAGTTTATGCGGGCTGATATGACTCGCGACAGACTGCTTCTTGCCCCATTCTTCCATGCGTTTTTGCACGCTACGATGAGAAATTCGAGTGCCGAGTTTAGAGACAAACAGTGCAGGCTCACCCGGCGAAGCGAGTTCACCACGTACTTTTAACCATTTATCGACCCACTCTTTCGCTAAACCGGAAAACGGTGCTTTGCGTTCTTTGTCACCCTTACCAATCACTCGTATTTCACCCTGTCGAGCCAACACATCTCTCAGGTTGATACCAACCAATTCAGCCAATCGTAATCCCGCGCCATACATCACTTCCATCATCGCTCGGTCACGAATCGATAACGGATCATCCTCATTCACATCAAGCAGTTGACCCACTTCATCGACATCAAGGTTTTTAGGTAAAGGGCGTTGTTTGCGAGGTGCTGAGACACCTTTAGCAGGGTTAGCTGACATCTCGCCACGCAATACAAGGAAATCAAAGAAGCTGCGTAATGAAGATAAGCGAGTCGCGATACTGCTCGCTTTCATTCCCTCACGCATGCCTTTACTGGCAAGTTGCCTTACCCATGCAGCGTCCACTTGAGTCCAGTCTTTCAGCCCTAGTGTGACTAAATGAGCGGCCATGGTTTCGAGCTGTTGTCGGTAATTGCGTTGGGTGTGTAGGCTGAGTCCCTTCTCGCTTCTGAGATATTCATAGAAGCGAGAAAGTGACTTTTGAAGGCTGTTAGGAAGAGGTATTTTGGGCTCTAGGCTCATTATTTATCTGCCAAGGTAAGGTGTCCGCCAAATGAGCAACAACAAGCGCTAAATGGCGTAAAAAGAGCGTATCCATATGGGGTTGGAAATGGCCGCCATCTTCGCTAGAAAAGGCGAGCAAACCCAATGGAGACTGCTTAGCAAGCGGAAGTACTACATAAGAGCCTAGCTCTGGAACTGGAAAATCACCAAACAAATCTTGTCTGTCCGTTTTTCTCAAGCGCCCTAAATAAGCATCTTTACCGTTGAAGTGGTTCAATGAAAACTTCGAATAACGCTCCCCATTAAGCTGGTAAAAGCCCAGCTGAGACAACACGCGTATATGAGCTTTCAAACCTAATTCAATCGCCTTTTGTTCAACCGCCTTAATGACTTGCATGAAATCACTGCATTTCAATACCTGAGCTTGCAGATCCATAAACTCATAAAAAGTTTTGTCGTTATTCGCAGCCAGTGACATCAAGCCAGTGATCTCTTCTTCTAACTCTTCGATTCTCTGGCGTTGACGCTTAAGCTGAACCTCAACCAAAGAAACCGCGCCCTGCTCAACATTGTTGACAGCAAGGCGATCAACCAAATTTCTTCTGTCTTGAAAAAAATCTGGGTTATCACGTAAATATTCCGCGACCACTTCTGCGGTGAGTGCGTCGGCTTCAACGTAAGACAAAACCTATCCTTTATGTTTTATGAATCTATTGGTTATAAATCGTTATTAGCAAGAAAGTTGACCATCAAACACATGCGTTGCAGGGCCAGTCATAAACAGAGGTTTACCTGGACCTTGCCAGCTAATGTGTAAGTCACCACCAGGTAGGCGAACTTTCACATTCTCAGCCAGTAAGCCTTGATTGATACCAACGGCAACTGCGCCACACGCACCGCTGCCACATGCCTGAGTTTCACCCGCACCGCGTTCGTAAACACGCAAGCGAACTTCTTCACGGTTAACCACTTGCATAAAGCCAGCGTTAACACGCTCAGGAAAGCGGTCATGTGATTCAAGAAGCGGACCTAAAGTATCCACATCAGCAGTATCGACATCATCAACAACAGTAACCACATGCGGATTACCCATACTTACTGCACCGCAGAATAAGGTGTGTACATCTGTTCTCAGAATATACGTCTTCTCTGGCTGCTTCGCCTTGAATGGAATCTTGCCTGGTTCGAACTCGGGAATGCCCATGTTCACAGTGATCTGGTCATTGTCTTCAATCTTGAGAACCATTTTTCCTTTCTTGGTGCTCACGTTGATGCTGTACTTATTCGTTAAGCCTTTCATGCGAACGAATCGTGCAAAACAACGAGCGCCATTGCCACACTGCTCCACTTCACTGCCATCCGCATTGAATATGCGGTAATGGAAATCAGTTTCTGGATCATAGGGAGCCTCAACCACAAGTAACTGGTCAAAGCCCACGCCAGTGTGACGATCCGCCAAACGACGAATCAAATCTGGAGAAAAGAAAATATTTTGAGTAATGCAGTCCACGACCATGAAATCATTGCCCAAACCATGCATTTTAGAAAAGTGGAAGTGCATAACGCTTAAAATTACTCCGGAAGAATGTTTTCAAGTTCCCACAGACTCGTAAGCTCTTCACGCTGACGAACCAAATGAGTTTTATCGCCATCCACCATCACTTCAGCCGCACGCGAACGAGTGTTGTAGTTAGATGACATCGCGAAGCCATAAGCACCCGCAGAACGAACCGCTAACAGATCACCTTCTTCAAGAACAAGGTCACGATCTTTACCTAGGAAATCGCCTGTCTCACAGATTGGGCCAACCAAATCGTAAGTCACGGCTTCACCCTGACGAGGGCTCACAGGAACAATATCCTGCCAAGCTTGGTAAAGTGCCGGGCGCATTAGGTCGTTCATTGCTGCATCGATGATAGCAAAGTTCTTATGCTCTGTTGGCTTGAGGAACTCGACTTTCGTTAATAATACACCAGCGTTAGCAGCAATCGCTCTTCCAGGCTCGAAAATCAGCTCTAGATCAGAATGATTCTCTAGGCGAGCCAATAAGGCTTTTGCGTAGTCAGAAGGCTGTGGTGGTAATTCATCACGATAAACCACACCTAAGCCTCCGCCAACATCAAGGTGTTTGATGGTGATACCATCAGCACGTAGTTGGTCGATTAAAGCAAGCAAACGGTCAGTCGCATCAATAAAAGGTTCGATGTCTGTTAGCTGAGAGCCAATATGGCAATCAATACCATGAATAGACAAGTTATCGAGTGTTTTTGCAAAGGCATAAACGGCAGGTGCACGATCGAAGGCAATACCAAATTTGTTATCACGCAGACCAGTCGAGATATAAGGGTGAGTGTTAGCATCAACATCTGGGTTGATACGCAGTGAAATCGGCGCTTTAACACCAAGCTCACCAGCTACTTTATTCAGTCGCTCTAGTTCTGGCTCAGACTCTACGTTGAAACATTTAATGTTCAACTCAAGCGCACGCTTCATTTCAGCGGCTGTTTTGCCGACACCAGAGAACACAACTTTCGCTGGATCGCCACCTGCAGCAACCACACGCTCTAACTCACCGCCAGAAACGATATCAAAACCAGATCCCAAACGAGCCAAAGTATTCAACACGCCAAGGTTCGAGTTAGCTTTAACGGCATAACACACCAAATGCGGATGATCGCCAACCGATGAATCAAATGCATTCCAGTGGCGTTCTAATGTTGCACGAGAATATACATACAGCGGTGTACCATATTGCTCTGCTAGTTGTGAAAGTGCGACGTCCTCAGCCCAAAGCTGGCCATCTTCCTGATAGTTGAAGTAATCCAAAGTTCTTATCCCTTATAAATAACGATTTCTGCGTGTTTCACTTATTGTGATTGTTCAGTCTGTTGAACTTCATCAGGATCGTACAAAGGACCCGTTTGACCACAACCAGAAAGTCCAATAACGGACACCATAAATAGAGCAGTAATTAATTTTTTCATTTTGCATATCGTGATTATTAACTCAATGCCCCCTATAATCGCACCACACTCAGGAAAAGCAATAGGATAGAAAGGATGAACGAGACTGAATTTCATCAACTGGTCGATATACAGATGCAAAACATCGAAGAAGCTATCGATGAATCAGAGGCAGATATTGATTACGAAGTGACTGGAAACGTAATGACGCTGGAGTTTGAGAACCGCAGCCAAATCATCATCAACCGCCAAGAACCAATGAAAGAAATCTGGTTAGCGTCTAAATCTGGTGGCTTTCATTTCAAACTAATCGACGACAAGTGGACATGTTCTAAGACAGGCATGGAACTGTTTGAGATGGTCAAAGAAGAATGCGTGAAGCACGCAGGTGAAGAGATCGATTGGGTCTAATATTTGTAAGCAAAACTAAAAAGGAGTGAATCAATCACTCCTTTTTTAATCTCAACCGACTTAAACTAGCCTAGATGTTGACTATCTTCGAACTCCGTGAAGACAAAATAGAGTCGTTACGATAAGGCACAACATAAGAGTTGCCTTCTTCTGGATGGATGATTTGATAATACTGAGGCAAGTTGAAATTAATCAACTTTGATGACAACTTCGACTCATCTTTTACTGAAGTATAAAAAGAGTTCACGCTGGCAATCATCTCATCTTTCTCACCGTTGTATTGGTGATACGCCTCTACCTGATTCGATTCATCCAATACATAGATATTGAAACCTTTATCTGTATCTTCAAAGAAGAACTGGATTAAACCCTCACTGGCAAAACCATCAACCACTTCTGGTAGTTGATACTCTTGCTCTTTATCAAGCATCAATAAAGGTGAACCCTTCAACTTATTGCTTGAGATACTACGGTAGAAATCGACAGAATTTTCCAGCATCTGTACCGAAACACCACGACGTTCAAAGAACAGACCGAACATCTTATTCGCTAAACGGATAGCTTTAAAGCGACGACGTTTCTCTGGTTCAATTGGCTTCAAACGCAAATCGATACATTCAGCAAGCAATTGGTAAACCATATTACGCATCACACCGCGCAGATTTTTGCTATAGCAGAATACATCCACAGATTCCGGCGGTAAGGCATCTTGATGCATTTTCCCCAGAACCGTTTTCAAAGCGTCTAGCATCGCAGTATCACCTTGGAAGTGAAGCGTACGAACTTCATGCCAAGAGTTACGATAAACCAGATCAACACTGCCAACTAAACTCTTACCTTCCTCACCAAAACTGAAGATATCAGCGTTCTTCAGATCCACTTTCAACTCTCGACTGCTTAACTCAGAAGTCGGATCCTTTTCAAAGTTGATGAACATCGCCAGTTGGCTGATTTCACATGGGCTTGCGAGAGCTTGCATGCTCGGACGACGCTTACGCAGCGAGAAAGTATTGCGCAGGTCGCTGACCATTTGATAGAACTTATCGATATCAATATGAGCATCACGAACCACAGAGTGCAAACGCGTCGACTCTGTTATTAAGCCATTAAAAAACGACCAAGCAACCAACTTACTCAAGTATTCGTGGTGCTCAAGCGAAGGCTGACCAAGAATACGATGCGCAACCAACGGCTGTTTATACAGATACCAACCGGCTTTATTGGACTGACCCTGACGAACTTCAATAAAGCTCAAGTCTGGCTCATGGAGATCCGGTGAGATTTGCGGATTCAGCAACGTCACTTTACCCGGCAAGACCTCAAACGCAGCATAAAGCTTACGCGCTAAGATACTGATATCTTGTGGGCTGATTGCAGAAGTGATGTCGTTACGACGAGCAAATTGAATCAGATTACGATAACTCAGCATCAAGGCGTCAAGCAGCGCATGGTGCACCACTTTAACCTGCTCAACCTTCCAGTTACGGCGGTTATCGAGCTCAGCAATAGTGTCATGTCCCCAATTCCAAGATTGAGTCATCTCGGTTAAGGCTTCGCGACGCCACGCTACCGATCCCATTCCCGCTTCTCGCGACAACTTCTCGTGAGTCTTTAGGTAGAAACAGCGTCTCACCAAATCCAATCGAGTGTGATCGTTGATACGTTCGAGATAACGAGTCACCTTCTCAAGCATCAGATAGTAGCTATCCATGCCATATAGATCAGGTTCATCCGCAAAGAAGCGACGCTTGGTATCAATACTAAGCAGTTGGGTATTTGGGTATTCCCATGAATAAGCTTCTAACAGAATCGCCTTCAAAACCGATTTGTATGGTGAGTCAATACTCTTATAAAGCTGCCATAGGTTAGACCCGAAGTACTCTTCAGCAGGAATGCGGTTCAGCTTGCCGAAGTCTATCCACTGCGAGCAATCAAGATAACCGTCCTGACACAAGCCTTGAACATACTCGTCGTAGCACTCTTCCATTTCTGGCGGAATGATTTGCCACAAGAGGCGCTGCCCCGCCAAGCGAACAGCAGAGCGATAGAATTCATCAAGCAGTAACAAGTGTTGTGAGGAACCACAGTTATCACCGGTCATTTCTTCTGAATGATTCGAACGGAAACGCTGTTCATCCATCAAGAAGAAGTTAGCTTCCACACCTAAGGTTTCAGCCCAGTCGGTAATAAGCAAACATTTATTAGTTAAGCTATCGCGCGCGGCACCGTCCATATCTGGTGACACACAAACCCATATATCAAGGTCACTTGAAGTGCTTTGGCCAATAGAAGAAGTGCTGCCCATGGTATACAGGCCAAGAATTGCGGGGTCAGAAGACTCGGTTAGCTTGCCACCCAACGTTAATTCGGTATCAGAGACAAATTGCTTTTGGAATTCATTAAGCATGAAGCTATGTATTCCAAAAGGAACTTGTTGGTCATAATAACCGGGCATCATTGGATGATTGAAATGAAAAAGTGCGGGAATAAGGTTAAAAACTCGTTGGCCTTGGACATTCATCAACGCCAACGCACGATCAATACGCTGTTGATTTAGATTGTCTAATCG encodes the following:
- a CDS encoding bifunctional diguanylate cyclase/phosphodiesterase translates to MQSTSLLIQDIEQTQSELEKLDFHRHEPLLIQVFSSFEKDSVLAACQVIQSTFPNAKLIGCSANHYINQGVILHQGLYLVATRFDAMSYTCGVVEYSKQPLLDSQAMWQQLECNADTQSIICFADRLQINNRSLFSAFEQSRYSLPICGGASTITDSGRWVMLNGHCYENAYVMLALHSSELVVTKGYYTEWNPIGRTFRVTGAEGSRLAELDGMPIRDLYNRYLADGLEVPFEQLHNFPLMVGDPKAQNIHLPLKVTESGEIEFSGPFQVSDEVRFCYDHPSLTLEQVRLGVQQIASHRPEQFFIYNCTSRIDFIDGNQEVEIFQNLADTYGVYCMGELYQDDDQQRILHHSLTYITLREGPVEGSVPLVTQPATNISPLFSLIRNALLDVDDMNNSMVSKIQQQATALTASYRIDSRTGLPNRSVLREKLSKMNADSHLLALKVTTFGQINEKYGYRVGDKLLRDLSEYFQKALWQFFDEGCQLYSIGIGEWAVVFKSWASHEHIHQRFSEFADKTEHVNFEPMGLPDIDYLSVSICAGVASRRDFPTTSIDDLLLKAIDARRSAVSQNKHLVSAKTLIQLEKHRQEQLGWLSCVSRAVLNQNVVACSQPIVSAHSHQVESYECLVRIEEDGQLIAPGKFLSIIEGTHLYTRLSRQMITRTFDFMSQRTDSFSINLAPQDFNNEKTILHLEQAIKQISHPQRIGLEVLETEQIQDYGRLIEICNHFRDLGVNIIVDDFGSGYSNIDEILKLEPQVIKLDGSLIRNIDQDKKQRKIAQQLVSLCQILNAKTVAEFVHNEQVCRIAEDMGVDYLQGYYFGEPQRLF
- a CDS encoding bifunctional diguanylate cyclase/phosphodiesterase, whose product is MQTFTFLANTEELFKSQFEQREWCDRKQYLIQLFSAQSPDVARRIASVALKHLNHSILIGQSARHVICNNCLESACTLVIISEFDETHLTSAVQPFTGNPNHDSQALVAQLSLSKDTKTVISLCDQVEGRDYPIYGAFENLPYALPVAGGLCHENDFGRWVMHNEETYQHACVAVALTNPRLKVWSDAYSEWNPIGMKLIVTQAEGNRLYALNDKPAIEVFKHYLADGKDLPFSQLMSFPLYRELGRKKGISTPLRINDDGSIEFDSPWHVGEEAQFCYNHPSLTAEKVRHGAEVLAMHQPESVIIYNCVSRLEFIDSKLELKPFEGIVKACGVYCMGELYRNEDRQDILHHSLTYIAMRESDEIDEFRCDDFHCDSTVSPLLNLVRNAVADLDSINIQMEKKLHQQARRLTESYRIDSRTGLPNRIVLKERLNTILFSEHLLTLKLTNFHQVNEKYGYQVGDKLLLDLSNHFVERLHLRVVKEFNVQVELFSIGVGEWAIIFNASIDSEKIEQRFIEFADDIEHINFEPYGLTDIDYLSVSLCGGFASRCDFLTDSGDEILLKAIEARRYGVRNNTHITNAKDIQVSEEDRKEQLGWLSCVSRAILDQNIITYSQPIVAASTHEMIGQECLVRIMESDGTIVPPGKFLPMIADTHLYTRLSRHMIKNTIGYMADKQSPFSINLSPQDLLSDKTLEILETAISGMNDPTRLGLEVLESEQIKDYGRMIEVCDHFRALGARIIVDDFGSGYSNIDEIIKLEPQIIKLDGSLIRNIDKDLKQRNIASQLVRLCQVFNAKTVAEFVHNQQVCEIAEQMGVDYLQGYYFGEPKRLF
- the yigB gene encoding 5-amino-6-(5-phospho-D-ribitylamino)uracil phosphatase YigB, which gives rise to MRIYRGLKPIKAMTFDLDDTLYDNWPVIMKVEKEMAQWLFQKHPVSASLSLEEWHGIKQQVASENPALKHDVTVWRETQIKCGLLQLGYSADQADKAAREGIEHALWLRNQVDVPQETHRVMAELSQRIPLAAITNGNVDPHKIGLGQYFQLILKAGPDGRAKPYSDMFEKAQQHLDCDAENILHVGDHLKTDVYGAKQNGFQACWFNDTGSNLYLSPKASVLPDVEIEQLSDLMRLI
- the xerC gene encoding tyrosine recombinase XerC, with translation MSLEPKIPLPNSLQKSLSRFYEYLRSEKGLSLHTQRNYRQQLETMAAHLVTLGLKDWTQVDAAWVRQLASKGMREGMKASSIATRLSSLRSFFDFLVLRGEMSANPAKGVSAPRKQRPLPKNLDVDEVGQLLDVNEDDPLSIRDRAMMEVMYGAGLRLAELVGINLRDVLARQGEIRVIGKGDKERKAPFSGLAKEWVDKWLKVRGELASPGEPALFVSKLGTRISHRSVQKRMEEWGKKQSVASHISPHKLRHSFATHVLESSQNLRAVQELLGHENISTTQVYTHLDFQHLAQAYDQAHPRARKKNKD
- a CDS encoding DUF484 family protein, which encodes MSYVEADALTAEVVAEYLRDNPDFFQDRRNLVDRLAVNNVEQGAVSLVEVQLKRQRQRIEELEEEITGLMSLAANNDKTFYEFMDLQAQVLKCSDFMQVIKAVEQKAIELGLKAHIRVLSQLGFYQLNGERYSKFSLNHFNGKDAYLGRLRKTDRQDLFGDFPVPELGSYVVLPLAKQSPLGLLAFSSEDGGHFQPHMDTLFLRHLALVVAHLADTLPWQINNEPRAQNTSS
- the dapF gene encoding diaminopimelate epimerase yields the protein MHFHFSKMHGLGNDFMVVDCITQNIFFSPDLIRRLADRHTGVGFDQLLVVEAPYDPETDFHYRIFNADGSEVEQCGNGARCFARFVRMKGLTNKYSINVSTKKGKMVLKIEDNDQITVNMGIPEFEPGKIPFKAKQPEKTYILRTDVHTLFCGAVSMGNPHVVTVVDDVDTADVDTLGPLLESHDRFPERVNAGFMQVVNREEVRLRVYERGAGETQACGSGACGAVAVGINQGLLAENVKVRLPGGDLHISWQGPGKPLFMTGPATHVFDGQLSC